One window from the genome of Mastacembelus armatus chromosome 18, fMasArm1.2, whole genome shotgun sequence encodes:
- the cldn7a gene encoding claudin-7-A: MANSGIQLLGFFLSLVGIVGLIIGTILPQWKMSAYIGDNIITAVAMYQGLWMSCAFQSTGQLQCKIYDSILQLDSSLQATRALMIVGIIVSIAGLGVACMGMKCTTCGGSDKIRKSRIAMTGGIILLVGGLCAIVACSWFAHNVIRAFYNPYTPVNTKFEFGAAIFIAWGGSLLDVLGGTMLAASCPRKKQVSKYPSSSRSGPPSSTKEYV, from the exons ATGGCCAACTCCGGTATTCAGCTGCTGGGATTTTTCCTGTCGCTTGTTGGTATTGTTGGACTGATCATAGGGACTATTCTGCCGCAGTGGAAGATGTCAGCGTATATCGGGGACAACATCATCACTGCGGTGGCCATGTACCAGGGGCTATGGATGTCCTGCGCTTTCCAAAGCACCGGACAGCTCCAGTGCAAAATCTACGACTCCATTCTGCAGCTCGACA GTTCACTTCAGGCCACTCGTGCCTTGATGATAGTTGGCATCATTGTGTCCATCGCAGGGTTGGGTGTGGCCTGTATGGGGATGAAGTGCACTACCTGTGGTGGGAGTGACAAAATCCGCAAGTCCCGCATCGCCATGACAGGAGGCATCATCCTGCTAGTGGGCG gGCTTTGTGCCATCGTAGCATGCTCCTGGTTTGCTCACAACGTCATCCGAGCTTTCTATAATCCCTACACTCCTGTCAACACCAA ATTTGAGTTCGGTGCTGCCATATTCATCGCCTGGGGCGGATCCCTCCTAGATGTCCTGGGTGGGACTATGTTggctgcttcctgtccaagaaaGAAGCAAGTATCCAAGTACCCATCTAGTTCTCGCTCTGGCCCTCCGAGCAGCACTAAGGAATATGTCTGA
- the chrnb1l gene encoding cholinergic receptor, nicotinic, beta 1 (muscle) like, producing MAKLLPIMDNTTHPLKITVVALSGASETERRLHLKLFENYNMKVRPARYWEEKVMVRVGMTLSQLVSLNEKNEEMTTNVFMNLSCFNSWSLLSQAWTDYRLSWNPEEYDNINVLRIPPNKVWRPDIYLINNNDGQFDVALYVNVLVYSDGKVNWFPPAIYRSSCSIEVAYFPFDWQNCSMVFRSYTYDSSEVDLQYFLDDDGKEIHEIVIDKNVFTENGEWAICHKPTRKNIKVDLYEDITFYLIIQRKPLFYIINIIVPCILTSVLAIFVFYLPPGAGEKMTLSISVLIALTVFMLLLADKVPETSLGIPIIVNYVMFTMILVTFSVILSVVVLNLHHRTASTHIIPNWVRKVFIHFLPKYIGMTRPNQEEPLLKEESNDTFIRSFDGRQPGGEYFIRKINPDLVIPWRGRCESTVQLQRLPNTDNYCLVLPPNLKSAIAAVTYMAEQLKKQDIDDMITGDWQFIALVVDRLFLWLFVIISTLGTLAMFLDASFNYTPDNPFP from the exons GAGCCTCAGAAACAGAGCGAAGGCTCCATCTGAAGCTATTTGAAAACTACAACATGAAAGTCAGACCAGCTCGTTACTGGGAGGAGAAGGTGATGGTGCGAGTGGGGATGACCCTCTCTCAGCTCGTCAGCTTG aatgagaaaaatgaagagATGACAACCAACGTGTTCATGAATCTG TCATGCTTCAATTCTTGGTCCCTTCTATCCCAGGCATGGACAGACTACAGATTGTCATGGAACCCAGAGGAATATGATAACATTAATGTTTTGAGGATTCCTCCCAACAAGGTGTGGCGTCCTGACATCTACCTCATAAACAA TAATGATGGTCAGTTTGATGTGGCTCTGTATGTGAACGTCTTAGTTTACAGTGATGGGAAAGTTAATTGGTTTCCCCCTGCCATCTACCGCAGCTCCTGTTCTATAGAG GTGGCATACTTCCCCTTCGACTGGCAGAACTGCAGCATGGTTTTCCGCTCATACACCTACGACTCCTCTGAGGTGGACCTGCAATACTTTCTGGATGATGACGGCAAAGAAATCCATGAGATTGTCATCGACAAGAATGTTTTTACTG AGAATGGAGAATGGGCCATCTGTCACAAACCCACCAGGAAGAACATTAAAGTGGACTTGTACGAGGACATCACCTTCTACCTCATCATCCAGAGGAAGCCTCTTTTCTACATCATCAACATCATTGTGCCTTGCATCCTCACCAGCGTGCTGGCTATATTTGTTTTCTACCTGCCCCCTGGAGCAG GAGAGAAGATGaccctctccatctctgtcctcATCGCTCTGACTGTCTTTATGCTGTTGCTCGCTGACAAAGTGCCTGAGACTTCCCTCGGCATCCCAATTATTGTTAACTACGTCATGTTCACCATGATCCTGGTCACTTTCTCTGTCATCTTGAGCGTGGTTGTCCTCAACTTACACCATCGAACAGCCAGTACACACATCATACCAAACTGGGTCCGAAAG GTTTTTATCCACTTCCTGCCCAAGTATATTGGCATGACGAGGCCGAACCAAGAGGAGCCTCTGTTGAAAGAGGAGTCTAATGATACATTTATCAGAAGCTTTGATGGGCGGCAGCCTGGGGGAGAGTACTTCATTCGCAAGATCAACCCTGATCTCGTCATACCCTGGAGAGGCAG GTGTGAGAGCACTGTGCAGCTCCAGCGCCTCCCAAACACAGACAACTACTGTTTGGTCCTACCTCCCAACCTGAAGTCAGCCATTGCTGCTGTGACATACATGGCTGAGCAGCTGAAGAAACAGGACATCGACGACATG atAACTGGTGACTGGCAGTTCATCGCCCTGGTTGTGGATCGCCTCTTCCTGTGGTTGTTTGTCATCATCAGCACCCTGGGTACCCTGGCCATGTTCTTGGATGCCAGTTTCAACTACACTCCTGATAACCCCTTCCCATAG